The following is a genomic window from Candidatus Methylomirabilota bacterium.
CGAGACCCGGCTCGTCACACCGGCGACTGCGGCGGAGAGCGCCGCCGAGGTCGCGAGCGGGGCCATGCACCTGCCGGTGCTCGTCCAGCCGTTCATCGAGGAGATCGAGACCCGCGGCGAGTGGTCGCTGATCTTCATCGACTCGCTCTTCACCCACGCGGTGCTCAAGCGGCCCGCCCCCGGGGACTTCCGGGTCCAGCCGCGGCTCGGAGGGACGGTCGAAGCGGGCCGGCCGCCCGACGACGCGCTCGCCGCCGCCCGCACCGCATTGGCCGCACTGCCGTGCCCTCCGCTCTACGCGCGCATCGACGGCGTGGCGACGCGCGACGGCTTCCGCATCATGGAGGTCGAGGTCAACGAGCCGGGCCTCTTCTTCACCCACGGGCCCGAGGGCGCCGAGCGCCTGGCCGCCGCGATCCTCCGCGCGCTCTGATCGCCCGAGCCGCCGCGCGCGTCGGCGCGTCGGGAGTGCTATAGTCGCCCGGGTCCCCCATGAGACTCGTCGGCTTCCAGGTGCAGATGTATCGCTGTGTCATGGATTCCACCTGGATTCCGGTCACGCCGCTCACCGTGCTGGTCGGCAAGAACGAATCCGGCAAGACCGCGGTCCTGAAGGCGCTGCACAAGCTCAACCCGTTCCATCCGGAGCCCTATCACCTGCGGGAGTGGCCGCGCGGCCATCGGGGCGCCCGCTCGACGGACCAGGTGGCCTGCACCGCCGAGCTCGAGCTGTCCGCAGCCGAGGAAGCCGATCTGGCCGGCCTGATCGGAACGGCCGGCCCGCTCAAGCGCGTGAAGGTGACGCGCGACTACGGGGGGACGCTGACGGTGGTCTTCCCTCCGTCGGTCGGCGCGGAATCGATTCCCCCGAGCGCGCACGACTACGTCGTCTCGCACCTGCCCACCTTCGTCTATCTCGACGAGTACGGGATCTTCCGGGGTCACGCGATCCTGAACCAGGTCCAGCAGCGCCGGGACGAAGGGACCTTGACCGACGAGGACCGCACGTTCCTCACCATTCTCGACGAGGCGGGCCTCGACCTCGATCGCGAGACGCAGGCCGCGGCGGCCGCCTCGAAGGAGGACCGCCAGTACGATCTCAGCGACGCGGCCGCCACCCTGACCCGCAAGCTCGCCGACCACTGGACGTCGCGGCGCTACGAGCTGGACTTCCGGGTGGACGGCTTCGAGTTCTTCACCTTCGTGAAGAGCGATCGGGACCGCGCGCTGACCCGCCTCGAGGAGCGGTCGCGCGGGTTCCAGTGGTTCTTCTCCTTCGACCTGATGCTGATGCACGAGACGCGGGGCCGGCTGAAGGAGTGCGTGATTCTCCTGGACGAGCCGGGCCTCCATCTCCACCCCCAGGCCCAGCGCGATCTGCTCGAGCGGCTCGCCGGCTACACGGAGACGAACACCCTGATCTACACGACCCACCTGCCCTTCATGGTGGACCTGACGCGCCCGAAGGGGATCCGCGTCATCGGCGAATCGGAGGCGGGCTCGGTGGTCTCGGAGGACCTGGGCCGGAGCGAGCCCGAGGCCAAGGCGGTGCTGCAGGCCGCGCTCGGCATCCAGGGCCGGCTGGGCCACCCGGTGGCCGAGCGCAACCTGGTGGTGGAAGGCGCCGACGACGCGTGGTTCCTCACCGCGCTCTCCAACCTGATGATCCGCTCCGGATTGGCCGGCCTCCCCGCCGACCTGATGATCAGCGCGGCGGGCACGCCGTCGGAGGTGACCGCGCTCGCCGCGTTCCTGGCCGGGCAGAGCTCGCAGGTGGTGGCCCTCTACGACAGCGACGCCGCGGGCAACGCGGCGAAGGACGAGCTGATCAACGACTGGCTGGTGCGCTACCGCGGAGGCAAGGCGGGCGCGCTGAGCGTGGGCCCGGCCATGAAGGTCATGGGCCGCGACGTGTCCGTCGAGGATCTGTTCCCCGAGGACTTCTACCTCAAGCACGTCCTCGAGGTCTACAAGCAGCCGCTCGCCGGCGCGGGAACGACCGCGGTCACGCTGCCCGCCGGCACCCAGCTGGTGAAGCGCGTCGAGGCCTTCTTCCACGGTGTCGGCGTGCCGTTCAACCGCGGCGCGGTGGCCCGCCGCATCTGCGAGGAGATCAATCGCATGCGATCGACCGATCACCTGCCCACGTCCTCGAAGCCGAAGGTCGAGGCGTTGATCGCGGCGATCAACAAGGCCCTGGAATAGCCGACCGAGCGGGTACAATGTGGAGGCCATGGACCCGATCGTCGTCGCTCGCTGGCGGGCACTCTGCCTCGTCATGCTCGGCGCTTTTCTCGGGATGAGCGTGGTCATCTACGCGATCGGCCTCCTGCCCGGCGACGGCTCGCTGCATCGGGAGGTGCTCCTGGCCCGCGGCACCCTCGCCCACGCGATCGCCCGCTGGACCAATCACGGCGGCCGGTGGGAATTTCTCGGCCCCGCGATGATCGTGCTGCTCCTGTGGTCGCCGATCGCGCGCCGCCGCTGGTGGCTCTGGTGCGGCACCCTCCTGCTGTCCGGGGCGGTGGAGCAGCTGTTCAAGCTCGTGGTGGGCCGTCCGCGTCCGCGCGGCGTGAACTGGGGATTCCCCAGCGGGCACGTCACCGCGATCGCCACCTTCGTGGTGCTGATGCTCTACGTGCTGTCGCGCGAGCGGGTGTCGCCCGCGGCGCGGCTGGCGCTGCTCGCGGTCTCGATCGTCCTGGTGGGATCGGTCGGCTACGCGCGCATCATCCTCAACGCGCACTGGCCCTCCGACGTGCTGGGTGGCGTCTTGCTCGGGGGCGGCTGCGCGGCCGCCGCCGCGTGGTGGGACGCCGCGCATCCGGCTGGCCATCCTCGGACCCGGACCGCCGCCACCGACACCGTCCGGATCGGCGGCTAGCGTGCGCTCCTTCGTCGAGCTGGAGGACGTGGACTTCGTCTACGGCGCGACCCCGGTGCTCGAGCGCATCAACCTCACCGTCGAGCCCGGCGACTTCCTCGGCATCATCGGCCCCAACGGCTCGGGCAAGACCACCCTCCTCCGCATCGTGCTCGGGCTCTTGCCGCCGGCTCGTGGCTCGGTGCGCCTCTTCGGCCACGCGCCCGCCGCCTTCCGGCAATGGGGACGCCTCGGCTACGTCCCCCAGAAGGCCACGCTCGATCCGGCGCTCCCGGTGACGGTGCGCGAGGTGGTGGCCACCGGCCTGCTCCCGTCGCTCGGCCTGTTCGCGCGGATCGGGAAGGCGGAGCGGCAGCGCATCGGCGAGGTCCTGGGTCAGGTGGGCATGGAGCGCCACGGCGCGGCGCGCATCGGCGCGCTCTCGCCCGGCCAGCAGCAGCGCGTGCTGATCGCGCGCGCGCTGGTGTCCAAGCCCGAGCTGCTGATCCTGGACGAGCCGACCGGCGGGGTGGATCCGGAGGCCCAGACCAGCTTCTACGCCCTGCTGCACCATCTCCACCGCGAGCGCGACGTCACCCTCATCCTGGTGAGCCACGACATCGGCGTGGTGGCCAAGGAGGTCACGAAGCTCGCCTGCCTCAACCGCCGGCTGATCTTCCACGGCCGCCCCGGCGATTTCCTCGGCGACGCGGCCCTCGCCGCGCTCTACGGTCCCGCGGTGCGCGTGGTCAGTCACGACCACTAGCTCCATGCCCGAGTTCCTCCAGTACGGCTTCATGCACCGGGCGTTCGCGGCGGGCGTGGTCACCGCGCTGATCTGCCCGGTCATCGGAGTCTTCCTGATCCCGCGCCGCCTCTCCCTCATCGCGGACACGCTGTCCCACGTGGCCCTGGCCGGCGTGGCCCTGGGCCTGGTGCTCGGCATCTCGCCGGTGCTGGGCGCGCTGCTGGTGGCCCTCGCGGGCGCGGTGGGCATGGAGCGGCTGCGCGCGCGGGGCGTGCTGGAGGGTGACGCGGCGCTCGCGGTGTTCCTCTCCGGCGGCTTCGCGGTGGCGGTGGTGCTCATCAGCCTGGCGCGCGGCTTCAACGCCGATCTGTTCGCGATCCTGTTCGGCAGCATCCTCACCGTCACCACCGGCGACGTCTGGCTGATCCTGGCCCTCGGGGCCACGGTTTCCGTGGCCATCGGCGGCTTCTACCGGCAGCTGCTCGCCATCACGCTCAACGAGGACCTGGCCCGGACCAGCGGGGTGCCGGTCGGGGCCCTGAACCTGCTGCTGACCGTGCTCACCGCCCTGACCACGGTGGTGGCGATGCGCATGGTGGGCGTGCTGCTGGTCTCCGCGATGATCGTGATCCCGGCGCTGACCGGCTTCGCGCTCGGCCGGAGCTTCCACGCCGCCACCGCGGTGGCGATCGTGGTGGCGCTGCTCTCGATGACCGGCGGCCTGATCGCGGCCTACTACCTGCGCCTGGCCGCCGGCGGCGCGGTGGTGCTCACCGCCCTGCTCTTCTTCGCGGCCGCCTCCCTCGCCCGCCGCCGGGCGCCGGCCATCGCGCGGGAGGCGCTGCCGTGATCCGCGCCGGCGCGGCCGCGCTGGGTGTGGCCGTCTGGCTCGGCGTCGCCGCCCTCGGCGCCGCGCAGGGGCCCGCCCAGAAGACCGCGCCGGCGGCCGCGAACCCGGAGTGCCCGCGCTGGCGCGACGCCTTCGCCTCGATGCCGTTCCGCATGGTCTCGATCCAGGCGGGCAACCGCACCATCGCGCTGCGGGTGAAGACGGCCGAGACCGGCGAGCGCCAGGCGGCGGGA
Proteins encoded in this region:
- a CDS encoding metal ABC transporter ATP-binding protein codes for the protein MRSFVELEDVDFVYGATPVLERINLTVEPGDFLGIIGPNGSGKTTLLRIVLGLLPPARGSVRLFGHAPAAFRQWGRLGYVPQKATLDPALPVTVREVVATGLLPSLGLFARIGKAERQRIGEVLGQVGMERHGAARIGALSPGQQQRVLIARALVSKPELLILDEPTGGVDPEAQTSFYALLHHLHRERDVTLILVSHDIGVVAKEVTKLACLNRRLIFHGRPGDFLGDAALAALYGPAVRVVSHDH
- a CDS encoding metal ABC transporter permease, giving the protein MPEFLQYGFMHRAFAAGVVTALICPVIGVFLIPRRLSLIADTLSHVALAGVALGLVLGISPVLGALLVALAGAVGMERLRARGVLEGDAALAVFLSGGFAVAVVLISLARGFNADLFAILFGSILTVTTGDVWLILALGATVSVAIGGFYRQLLAITLNEDLARTSGVPVGALNLLLTVLTALTTVVAMRMVGVLLVSAMIVIPALTGFALGRSFHAATAVAIVVALLSMTGGLIAAYYLRLAAGGAVVLTALLFFAAASLARRRAPAIAREALP
- a CDS encoding phosphatase PAP2 family protein, translating into MDPIVVARWRALCLVMLGAFLGMSVVIYAIGLLPGDGSLHREVLLARGTLAHAIARWTNHGGRWEFLGPAMIVLLLWSPIARRRWWLWCGTLLLSGAVEQLFKLVVGRPRPRGVNWGFPSGHVTAIATFVVLMLYVLSRERVSPAARLALLAVSIVLVGSVGYARIILNAHWPSDVLGGVLLGGGCAAAAAWWDAAHPAGHPRTRTAATDTVRIGG
- a CDS encoding AAA family ATPase, encoding MRLVGFQVQMYRCVMDSTWIPVTPLTVLVGKNESGKTAVLKALHKLNPFHPEPYHLREWPRGHRGARSTDQVACTAELELSAAEEADLAGLIGTAGPLKRVKVTRDYGGTLTVVFPPSVGAESIPPSAHDYVVSHLPTFVYLDEYGIFRGHAILNQVQQRRDEGTLTDEDRTFLTILDEAGLDLDRETQAAAAASKEDRQYDLSDAAATLTRKLADHWTSRRYELDFRVDGFEFFTFVKSDRDRALTRLEERSRGFQWFFSFDLMLMHETRGRLKECVILLDEPGLHLHPQAQRDLLERLAGYTETNTLIYTTHLPFMVDLTRPKGIRVIGESEAGSVVSEDLGRSEPEAKAVLQAALGIQGRLGHPVAERNLVVEGADDAWFLTALSNLMIRSGLAGLPADLMISAAGTPSEVTALAAFLAGQSSQVVALYDSDAAGNAAKDELINDWLVRYRGGKAGALSVGPAMKVMGRDVSVEDLFPEDFYLKHVLEVYKQPLAGAGTTAVTLPAGTQLVKRVEAFFHGVGVPFNRGAVARRICEEINRMRSTDHLPTSSKPKVEALIAAINKALE